From the genome of Azospirillum fermentarium:
CGCAGGGCGGTCTGCTGCTCGGAGCTTTCCATCACCGACACCAGCAGGGCGTTCAGCTCGTCGTTGCCTTCCAGCTTGGCCAGCAGGTCGTTCAGGCGCTCGCGGGCGTCGTAGAGGCGGCGCAGCGGTTCGACCTGCTTGATGATCGACACGGGGTCGAAGTCTTCCAGCTTGTTGAAGCGCAGGTCGATGTTCATCTGCGAGCCGTCGTTGGCCAGACGGTTCTCGACCTGGAGCGGCAGGCGCGGGCCGGTGGCGGCCATCACATCGTCGAAATTGTCGCGGTCGATTTCGACGAAGCTGCGGTCCTTCAGCTTCGGCAGCGGCTTTTCGGGCTTGCCGGCAGCGTCGGCCAGGATGCCGACGATCAGCGGCAGTTCCTTGTTCTGGATCGCATCGCCGATTTCCACGTCATAGGTGATCTGGACGCGGGGGGGACGAACACGGTCCAGCTTATGCTGAAGGCTCTCGCTCATCTAGGATCACTCCCAGTTAAAAGTTAGCGTTTCCACTCAAGACGGTCTGATTTACCCGAAACCCGCACCTGGCGGCACGTCGTCCAAGGAGATAATGACCATAACGAACAGCAAACCCGCACATAGGTCTATTCAGATAACAACACGCATCCAAGCAATAAATTGATTTGTTATTGTAATGAAATAACAAAATTACGGATCATACCAATTCTGCAATGTTACATTTTTTACATGAAAAAATGCTTGCGTTGCCAATCAATCAAAAAATAATAAAATTAAATAATCATGCCAAATCCAAAAACAAAATGCCCTTTGCAAATTAAATTTGCCACACGCAATGCTTTGCTTTGGATTTTCCATCAGGTTTTGCCATCAACCAGCATGAATATTGAAAAATCTGCATGTATTTCGCGTATGCGCAGAATTTTTCTTCACGCCATGCCCCATCAACACTCCTCCGCGCCGACAAAACCATAGAGACAGAAGTTGCTTTTATGGATGATGACCAAGAAACCGAAGATTGTCCATAGTTCCAATCCCCATTTTTGTCACAGCCGGGGAAATGACCGGGACCGAGACCCGTGTTGCGGCGCAATCAACACGCCGCAACACGGAATTTCAATCAACACGCTGCAATCAAGCGCTCATTCAAACGTATAGAGGAAACCGATCTCGTTCACGGCGACATGTATGGTGGAGAATGGTGTCCCATCGACCATCCGCCGTAGCACCTCGTCCGACAGCTCCGCCAGCACTGTGTTGGACAGGACGGCATCGATGGAACGTGCGCCACTCTCGGTTTCCGTCGCCCGTTCGACGATGGCGTCGATCACCGCCGGATCGAAGGTCAGCTCCGCCCGGTGGGCATCGCGCATGCGGTTCTGGATCTTGCGCAGCTTCAGACGGGCGATGTCGCCGATCTCCCGCGCGGTCAGCGGGAAATAGGGCACGATGGTCACGCGGCCCAGGAACGCCGCCTTGAAATGGTTGACCAGATAGGGGCGGACGATATCGACCAGATCCTGCGGGTCGGGGCGGGTGCGCGCCTTCAGGCAATGGTCCATGATCGCTTCCGACCCCAGGTTGGAGGTCATGAAGATCACGGTGTTGCGGAAATCGACCACCTCGCCCTCGCCGTCCTCCAGCGTGCCCTTGTCGAACACCTGATAGAACAGCTCCGACACGTCCGGGTGGGCCTTTTCCACCTCGTCCAGCAGGACGACGCTGTAGGGGCGGCGGCGCACCGCCTCGGTCAGCACCCCGCCCTCGCCATAGCCGACATACCCCGGAGGCGCGCCTTTCAGGTTCGAGACCGTATGGGATTCCTGATACTCGGACATGTTGATGACGATCATGTCCTTGTGCCCGCCGTACATCAGTTCGGCGATGGTGCCGGCGGTCTCGGTCTTGCCCACGCCGCTCGGGCCGACCAGCAGGAACACGCCGGTGGGCTTTTCCGGTTCCGCCAGGCCGGCGGAGGCGGTGCGGATGCGCTTGGCGACGGTGGCCAGCGCATCGTCCTGGCCGATCACGCAGTCGGCCATGCGCTCGCGCAAGGTCAGCACGCCCTTGATGTCGTCGCGCACCATGCGGCCCGCCGGAATCCCGGTCCAGCCGGAGATGACGGAGGCCACCACATGGGTATCGACGCACAGCGGCACCAGCGGGTTTTCCCCCTGCATGGTTTCCAACTCGCGGATCAGGCCGGCGATGCTGTGGCGCAGCCCCTCCACCTCCGCCCGCGCCACCTCGTTGGTTTCGGCGGCGGCGGATTTCTCGAAGACGGTGGCGCGAAGCTGGCGGATGCGCTCCACCATCCCCTGTTCGGCGGTGAAGGCGGCGTTGAGGTC
Proteins encoded in this window:
- the tssB gene encoding type VI secretion system contractile sheath small subunit, which translates into the protein MSESLQHKLDRVRPPRVQITYDVEIGDAIQNKELPLIVGILADAAGKPEKPLPKLKDRSFVEIDRDNFDDVMAATGPRLPLQVENRLANDGSQMNIDLRFNKLEDFDPVSIIKQVEPLRRLYDARERLNDLLAKLEGNDELNALLVSVMESSEQQTALRGALDGAEPAPAAEDEPA